Proteins from a genomic interval of bacterium:
- a CDS encoding helix-turn-helix transcriptional regulator, giving the protein MSEAVVHSSGNVFIDLGYRPDEAAIFQMRADLMADLRKFIKAKKLTQAEAAEILGVSQSRVSDLIRGKWERFSLEMLITLATRAGMHVTLKKAA; this is encoded by the coding sequence ATGAGCGAAGCCGTTGTTCATTCTTCTGGAAACGTATTCATTGATCTCGGGTATCGTCCGGATGAGGCCGCAATTTTTCAGATGCGAGCCGATCTTATGGCCGATCTCCGGAAGTTCATCAAAGCAAAAAAGCTAACGCAGGCCGAGGCCGCGGAGATCCTGGGCGTCAGTCAATCCAGGGTTTCAGACTTGATCAGAGGTAAATGGGAAAGATTTAGCCTCGAAATGCTTATCACCCTCGCAACAAGAGCTGGCATGCATGTCACCCTCAAAAAAGCGGCATAG